A single genomic interval of Astyanax mexicanus isolate ESR-SI-001 chromosome 4, AstMex3_surface, whole genome shotgun sequence harbors:
- the zeb1a gene encoding zinc finger E-box-binding homeobox 1 isoform X1 → MADGPRCQRRKQANPRRNSVRSFSNVSEAASDSDDEDKLHIVEEDSISDAPEEKPTVFQLSASQQLHNGHREDDGNLGPDPLIQEIRVKEECITDEEDEEGHAHGSPQQGTEEAVYSEVPEEEQSTPERGGHDENGTPDEFSQLHTCPYCSRGYKRHTSLKEHIKLRHEKSDNDFSCSLCSYTFSYRTQLDRHMTAHKNGREQRAVPQSGGNRKFKCTECSKAFKYKHHLKEHLRIHSGEKPYECSNCKKRFSHSGSYSSHISSKKCVGPPPTVNGLSRTPGVKAALTLSQPTRILLREKVDICNKPLQEQLPPKQIKQEPVNHELKPVTTTPIVSTTTTTTTATTNNGVGITVPTAAPQGVVQTLVVPTVGLVQPISINLSDLQNALKAAMDGNVIRQVVATTNANGTTAKVVGQMQPQVQAMVMQAPQPQGQMISAISLPVVDQEGNAKIIINYNMDPQISTSKINTLQPVLTQPTVAQAKVLQSNVASPKVVQMNSTQPPKVVQVNSTQSTKLLQVNSTQPPKVVQVNSTQLPKVVQVNSTQLPKVVQVSSSQTPKVVQMDSNQPAKVVQVNSQPNITLTQMSNTAKHVPTQINILKPVQTNPNKVPSIIKVTKLLQSHPAQTKHTQPTLLLLRRADGSQGLVVRQLTTVHPNTKVTVPIESKCTEQESSPEKTAMPEKQTSPVQLSQAVEDSSTSKDNCEPEDLSGTLLQDIQIKTEPMSPTEIDSGNQTDCGGGALRSDGEREIVRTAVKTTGFESTAHCGVACGDGFHNYATCLFCDNSPSSEDIFNCLNSNDPGSGTSLSSLLGEDDSGPPVECLLPLLKAYSKDSDPTEEHLARVAESVSLPEDVVTRWFQRMRSKKISLRALGHHKNKQQTIESTPSDPSTDTEPQIHNTSSDHHEDSLAEQNSAPSSPLNLSAGDLIIVKTEESEEEGQAEPLDLSLPKSSCKNANTSVTTSVSTTKQSLPAQEEPLNLTCLKKDTLPGSTIYVTQPTTGPINIVAPLQTLVAIAEPGGVPCLRAAFSPNKRTILIPQLSYTYATPSTNSTAHITNSTSKIITTTTPPSTDREGAVILNDCQEKASAGVESLSMWDGQSESDLSPNRKRRKLLGGQYACDLCDKIFQKSSSLLRHKYEHTGKRPHECGICKKAFKHKHHLIEHTRLHSGEKPYQCDKCGKRFSHSGSYSQHMNHRYSYCKKETHNQPEPASTSSQLDSDPDPDERESEAEEEEEEDDEEQEGERDANEDMEFAGFDMSEIRVVRVGEEYDEDDEEDEEEEGGGGEDEEDLMEEEEAMERQPEGMNGLEEEEVYELDLGDCTDEEQQELEPPEDSEVTDCVESRSVATAEG, encoded by the exons TGAGGAGTTTCTCCAATGTGTCAGAAGCAGCGTCAGATTCCGACGATGAAGATAAACTCCACATCGTGGAGGAGGACAGTATTTCAGACGCTCCTGAAGAAAAGCCCACAGTATTCCAGCTCAGTGCATCGCAGCAGCTACACAACGGACACAGAGAGGACG ATGGCAACCTGGGGCCAGACCCTTTGATACAGGAAATTAGAGTCAAAG AGGAGTGCATAACTGACGAAGAGGATGAGGAAGGTCACGCTCATGGATCACCACAGCAGGGGACTGAAGAGGCTGTTTACTCAGAGGTTCCAGAGGAGGAGCAGAGCACGCCTGAGAGAGGAGGCCATGATGAGAACG GTACACCGGACGAGTTCTCCCAGCTGCACACGTGTCCCTACTGTTCCCGGGGGTATAAGCGGCACACGTCTCTGAAGGAGCACATCAAACTGCGTCATGAGAAGAGCGACAACGACTTCAGCTGCTCCCTCTGCAGCTACACCTTCAGCTACCGCACACAGCTTGACCGTCACATGACCGCTCACAAAAACGGACGCGAACAG CGGGCAGTGCCACAGTCTGGAGGAAACAGGAAGTTTAAGTGTACAGAGTGTTCTAAAGCCTTTAAATATAAACATCACCTGAAGGAACACCTGCGGATTCACAGCG GTGAGAAGCCATATGAGTGCTCCAACTGCAAGAAGCGTTTCTCTCACTCTGGTTCCTACAGTTCTCACATCAGCAGTAAGAAGTGTGTAGGACCTCCCCCTACTGTCAACGGCCTCTCTCGCACCCCAGGAGTCAAAGCTGCACTCACCCTCTCGCAGCCCACGCGCATTCTCTTACGAGAGAAAGTGGACATTTGTAACAAACCTTTACAAGAACAGCTCCCACCCAAACAGATCAAACAAGAACCTGTAAACCACGAACTTAAGCCAGTCACAACTACGCCCATTGTTTCCAcaaccactaccaccaccactgcCACCACAAATAATGGGGTTGGAATAACTGTTCCCACTGCTGCCCCTCAGGGTGTGGTACAGACTTTGGTTGTACCCACTGTGGGTCTAGTCCAGCCAATCAGTATTAACCTGAGTGACTTGCAGAACGCCCTGAAAGCAGCAATGGATGGAAACGTGATCCGCCAGGTTGTGGCTACCACGAACGCTAATGGAACTACCGCTAAGGTTGTTGGTCAGATGCAACCACAAGTACAGGCTATGGTCATGCAGGCTCCTCAGCCTCAGGGGCAGATGATCTCTGCCATCTCTCTCCCAGTGGTAGATcaagaaggaaatgccaaaatcaTCATCAATTACAATATGGACCCACAAATCAGCACTTCAAAGATCAACACGTTACAGCCTGTTCTTACACAGCCAACTGTGGCACAGGCAAAAGTGCTGCAGTCAAATGTGGCATCACCAAAGGTGGTACAGATGAACTCAACGCAACCTCCGAAGGTGGTGCAGGTTAACTCAACACAATCCACAAAGCTATTACAGGTTAACTCAACTCAGCCTCCTAAGGTGGTACAGGTTAACTCAACCCAACTTCCCAAGGTGGTGCAGGTCAACTCAACTCAGCTTCCGAAGGTGGTGCAGGTTAGCTCATCTCAGACTCCAAAGGTGGTGCAGATGGACTCAAACCAACCCGCAAAGGTGGTGCAAGTTAACTCACAACCAAACATCACTTTAACTCAAATGTCAAATACCGCTAAGCATGTACCCACGCAGATAAACATCCTTAAACCCGTCCAAACTAACCCCAATAAAGTACCATCCATCATCAAGGTAACAAAGCTGCTCCAATCACACCCTGCGCAGACCAAGCACACGCAGCCAACACTGCTGCTTTTGAGAAGAGCAGACGGGTCGCAGGGGCTGGTAGTCAGACAGTTAACGACTGTACATCCAAACACAAAAGTAACTGTACCTATAGAGTCAAAATGCACAGAGCAGGAGTCGAGCCCTGAAAAGACAGCAATGCCAGAAAAGCAAACGTCTCCTGTTCAGTTGAGCCAGGCTGTAGAAGATTCCAGTACTTCCAAAGACAACTGCGAGCCTGAGGACCTGAGCGGCACGTTGCTGCAGGACATTCAGATCAAAACCGAGCCCATGTCTCCAACGGAGATCGACTCTGGGAATCAGACAGACTGTGGTGGAGGGGCTTTACGATCAGAcggtgagagagagatagtaagaaCAGCAGTGAAGACCACCGGCTTCGAGTCAACGGCTCACTGTGGCGTTGCATGTGGCGACGGCTTCCATAACTACGCCACGTGCCTCTTCTGTGACAACAGTCCCAGCAGCGAAGACATCTTCAACTGTCTCAACAGCAACGACCCAGGATCTGGAACATCTCTCTCCAGTCTACTGGGGGAAGATGACTCTGGACCTCCAGTGGAGTGCCTCCTGCCTCTTCTCAAAGCGTACAGTAAAGACTCAGATCCTACTGAAGAGCACCTGGCGAGAGTGGCCGAATCAGTCAGCCTGCCTGAGGATGTAGTCACCAGGTGGTTCCAAAGAATGCGCTCCAAGAAGATATCACTCCGAGCTCTCGGCCATCATAAAAACAAACAGCAA ACTATTGAAAGCACTCCATCAGACCCAAGTACCGACACAGAACCCCAAATCCACAACACTTCAAGTGACCACCATGAAGACTCTTTAGCGGAGCAGAACAGTGCCCCTTCTTCTCCACTGAACCTCTCCGCAGGTGATCTCATCATAGTAAAGACAGAAGAATCAGAGGAGGAAGGACAAGCTGAACCTCTGGACCTGTCTCTCCCAAAGTCCTCCTGTAAAAACGCCAACACCTCAGTTACCACATCAGTGTCCACCACCAAGCAGTCCCTGCCTGCACAGGAGGAGCCGCTCAACCTCACCTGCCTCAAGAAAGATACACTGCCTGGCAGCACCATCTATGTGACACAACCAACCACAGGTCCCATAAACATTGTAGCACCTTTGCAAACACTGGTTGCCATAGCAGAGCCGGGTGGAGTTCCCTGCCTCCGAGCTGCCTTCTCCCCCAACAAACGCACCATCCTCATCCCCCAGCTGTCCTACACCTACGCCACGCCCTCAACAAACAGCACCGCACACATCACCAACTCCACCAGCAagatcatcaccaccaccactccACCATCCACAGACAGAGAAGGAGCAGTCATACTTAATGACTGTCAG gagaAGGCCAGTGCTGGTGTTGAAAGCTTGTCCATGTGGGATGGGCAGAGTGAAAGTGACCTCTCCCCAAACAGAAAGCGGAGGAAGTTGCTGGGCGGCCAATACGCATGTGATCTGTGTGACAAAATCTTTCAGAAGAGCAGCTCGTTGCTCCGACACAAATACGAACACACAG GTAAGCGTCCCCACGAGTGCGGCATCTGTAAGAAGGCATTTAAACACAAGCACCACCTGATCGAGCACACCCGTCTTCACTCCGGTGAGAAGCCCTACCAGTGTGACAAGTGCGGCAAACGCTTCTCGCACTCAGGCTCTTACTCCCAGCACATGAACCATCGCTACTCTTACTGCAAGAAGGAGACTCACAACCAGCCGGAGCCGGCCAGCACCTCCTCACAGCTCGACTCGGACCCGGACCCAGACGAACGAGAGAGcgaggcggaggaggaggaggaggaggatgacgaagagcaagagggagagagagatgcaaACGAAGACATGGAATTTGCTGGCTTTGACATGAGTGAAATTCGAGTGGTCAGAGTTGGGGAGGAatatgatgaggatgatgaagaggACGAGGAAGAGGAGGGTGGAGGAGGTGAAGATGAAGAAGACCTGATGGAGGAAGAGGAGGCGATGGAGAGGCAACCTGAGGGAATGAATGGtctggaggaggaagaggtgTACGAGTTGGACCTGGGGGACTGCACGGACgaggagcagcaggagctggagccCCCGGAGGACAGTGAGGTAACTGACTGTGTGGAAAGCAGGAGCGTGGCTACAGCAGAGGGATAA
- the zeb1a gene encoding zinc finger E-box-binding homeobox 1 isoform X2, translating to MATCAVRSFSNVSEAASDSDDEDKLHIVEEDSISDAPEEKPTVFQLSASQQLHNGHREDDGNLGPDPLIQEIRVKEECITDEEDEEGHAHGSPQQGTEEAVYSEVPEEEQSTPERGGHDENGTPDEFSQLHTCPYCSRGYKRHTSLKEHIKLRHEKSDNDFSCSLCSYTFSYRTQLDRHMTAHKNGREQRAVPQSGGNRKFKCTECSKAFKYKHHLKEHLRIHSGEKPYECSNCKKRFSHSGSYSSHISSKKCVGPPPTVNGLSRTPGVKAALTLSQPTRILLREKVDICNKPLQEQLPPKQIKQEPVNHELKPVTTTPIVSTTTTTTTATTNNGVGITVPTAAPQGVVQTLVVPTVGLVQPISINLSDLQNALKAAMDGNVIRQVVATTNANGTTAKVVGQMQPQVQAMVMQAPQPQGQMISAISLPVVDQEGNAKIIINYNMDPQISTSKINTLQPVLTQPTVAQAKVLQSNVASPKVVQMNSTQPPKVVQVNSTQSTKLLQVNSTQPPKVVQVNSTQLPKVVQVNSTQLPKVVQVSSSQTPKVVQMDSNQPAKVVQVNSQPNITLTQMSNTAKHVPTQINILKPVQTNPNKVPSIIKVTKLLQSHPAQTKHTQPTLLLLRRADGSQGLVVRQLTTVHPNTKVTVPIESKCTEQESSPEKTAMPEKQTSPVQLSQAVEDSSTSKDNCEPEDLSGTLLQDIQIKTEPMSPTEIDSGNQTDCGGGALRSDGEREIVRTAVKTTGFESTAHCGVACGDGFHNYATCLFCDNSPSSEDIFNCLNSNDPGSGTSLSSLLGEDDSGPPVECLLPLLKAYSKDSDPTEEHLARVAESVSLPEDVVTRWFQRMRSKKISLRALGHHKNKQQTIESTPSDPSTDTEPQIHNTSSDHHEDSLAEQNSAPSSPLNLSAGDLIIVKTEESEEEGQAEPLDLSLPKSSCKNANTSVTTSVSTTKQSLPAQEEPLNLTCLKKDTLPGSTIYVTQPTTGPINIVAPLQTLVAIAEPGGVPCLRAAFSPNKRTILIPQLSYTYATPSTNSTAHITNSTSKIITTTTPPSTDREGAVILNDCQEKASAGVESLSMWDGQSESDLSPNRKRRKLLGGQYACDLCDKIFQKSSSLLRHKYEHTGKRPHECGICKKAFKHKHHLIEHTRLHSGEKPYQCDKCGKRFSHSGSYSQHMNHRYSYCKKETHNQPEPASTSSQLDSDPDPDERESEAEEEEEEDDEEQEGERDANEDMEFAGFDMSEIRVVRVGEEYDEDDEEDEEEEGGGGEDEEDLMEEEEAMERQPEGMNGLEEEEVYELDLGDCTDEEQQELEPPEDSEVTDCVESRSVATAEG from the exons TGAGGAGTTTCTCCAATGTGTCAGAAGCAGCGTCAGATTCCGACGATGAAGATAAACTCCACATCGTGGAGGAGGACAGTATTTCAGACGCTCCTGAAGAAAAGCCCACAGTATTCCAGCTCAGTGCATCGCAGCAGCTACACAACGGACACAGAGAGGACG ATGGCAACCTGGGGCCAGACCCTTTGATACAGGAAATTAGAGTCAAAG AGGAGTGCATAACTGACGAAGAGGATGAGGAAGGTCACGCTCATGGATCACCACAGCAGGGGACTGAAGAGGCTGTTTACTCAGAGGTTCCAGAGGAGGAGCAGAGCACGCCTGAGAGAGGAGGCCATGATGAGAACG GTACACCGGACGAGTTCTCCCAGCTGCACACGTGTCCCTACTGTTCCCGGGGGTATAAGCGGCACACGTCTCTGAAGGAGCACATCAAACTGCGTCATGAGAAGAGCGACAACGACTTCAGCTGCTCCCTCTGCAGCTACACCTTCAGCTACCGCACACAGCTTGACCGTCACATGACCGCTCACAAAAACGGACGCGAACAG CGGGCAGTGCCACAGTCTGGAGGAAACAGGAAGTTTAAGTGTACAGAGTGTTCTAAAGCCTTTAAATATAAACATCACCTGAAGGAACACCTGCGGATTCACAGCG GTGAGAAGCCATATGAGTGCTCCAACTGCAAGAAGCGTTTCTCTCACTCTGGTTCCTACAGTTCTCACATCAGCAGTAAGAAGTGTGTAGGACCTCCCCCTACTGTCAACGGCCTCTCTCGCACCCCAGGAGTCAAAGCTGCACTCACCCTCTCGCAGCCCACGCGCATTCTCTTACGAGAGAAAGTGGACATTTGTAACAAACCTTTACAAGAACAGCTCCCACCCAAACAGATCAAACAAGAACCTGTAAACCACGAACTTAAGCCAGTCACAACTACGCCCATTGTTTCCAcaaccactaccaccaccactgcCACCACAAATAATGGGGTTGGAATAACTGTTCCCACTGCTGCCCCTCAGGGTGTGGTACAGACTTTGGTTGTACCCACTGTGGGTCTAGTCCAGCCAATCAGTATTAACCTGAGTGACTTGCAGAACGCCCTGAAAGCAGCAATGGATGGAAACGTGATCCGCCAGGTTGTGGCTACCACGAACGCTAATGGAACTACCGCTAAGGTTGTTGGTCAGATGCAACCACAAGTACAGGCTATGGTCATGCAGGCTCCTCAGCCTCAGGGGCAGATGATCTCTGCCATCTCTCTCCCAGTGGTAGATcaagaaggaaatgccaaaatcaTCATCAATTACAATATGGACCCACAAATCAGCACTTCAAAGATCAACACGTTACAGCCTGTTCTTACACAGCCAACTGTGGCACAGGCAAAAGTGCTGCAGTCAAATGTGGCATCACCAAAGGTGGTACAGATGAACTCAACGCAACCTCCGAAGGTGGTGCAGGTTAACTCAACACAATCCACAAAGCTATTACAGGTTAACTCAACTCAGCCTCCTAAGGTGGTACAGGTTAACTCAACCCAACTTCCCAAGGTGGTGCAGGTCAACTCAACTCAGCTTCCGAAGGTGGTGCAGGTTAGCTCATCTCAGACTCCAAAGGTGGTGCAGATGGACTCAAACCAACCCGCAAAGGTGGTGCAAGTTAACTCACAACCAAACATCACTTTAACTCAAATGTCAAATACCGCTAAGCATGTACCCACGCAGATAAACATCCTTAAACCCGTCCAAACTAACCCCAATAAAGTACCATCCATCATCAAGGTAACAAAGCTGCTCCAATCACACCCTGCGCAGACCAAGCACACGCAGCCAACACTGCTGCTTTTGAGAAGAGCAGACGGGTCGCAGGGGCTGGTAGTCAGACAGTTAACGACTGTACATCCAAACACAAAAGTAACTGTACCTATAGAGTCAAAATGCACAGAGCAGGAGTCGAGCCCTGAAAAGACAGCAATGCCAGAAAAGCAAACGTCTCCTGTTCAGTTGAGCCAGGCTGTAGAAGATTCCAGTACTTCCAAAGACAACTGCGAGCCTGAGGACCTGAGCGGCACGTTGCTGCAGGACATTCAGATCAAAACCGAGCCCATGTCTCCAACGGAGATCGACTCTGGGAATCAGACAGACTGTGGTGGAGGGGCTTTACGATCAGAcggtgagagagagatagtaagaaCAGCAGTGAAGACCACCGGCTTCGAGTCAACGGCTCACTGTGGCGTTGCATGTGGCGACGGCTTCCATAACTACGCCACGTGCCTCTTCTGTGACAACAGTCCCAGCAGCGAAGACATCTTCAACTGTCTCAACAGCAACGACCCAGGATCTGGAACATCTCTCTCCAGTCTACTGGGGGAAGATGACTCTGGACCTCCAGTGGAGTGCCTCCTGCCTCTTCTCAAAGCGTACAGTAAAGACTCAGATCCTACTGAAGAGCACCTGGCGAGAGTGGCCGAATCAGTCAGCCTGCCTGAGGATGTAGTCACCAGGTGGTTCCAAAGAATGCGCTCCAAGAAGATATCACTCCGAGCTCTCGGCCATCATAAAAACAAACAGCAA ACTATTGAAAGCACTCCATCAGACCCAAGTACCGACACAGAACCCCAAATCCACAACACTTCAAGTGACCACCATGAAGACTCTTTAGCGGAGCAGAACAGTGCCCCTTCTTCTCCACTGAACCTCTCCGCAGGTGATCTCATCATAGTAAAGACAGAAGAATCAGAGGAGGAAGGACAAGCTGAACCTCTGGACCTGTCTCTCCCAAAGTCCTCCTGTAAAAACGCCAACACCTCAGTTACCACATCAGTGTCCACCACCAAGCAGTCCCTGCCTGCACAGGAGGAGCCGCTCAACCTCACCTGCCTCAAGAAAGATACACTGCCTGGCAGCACCATCTATGTGACACAACCAACCACAGGTCCCATAAACATTGTAGCACCTTTGCAAACACTGGTTGCCATAGCAGAGCCGGGTGGAGTTCCCTGCCTCCGAGCTGCCTTCTCCCCCAACAAACGCACCATCCTCATCCCCCAGCTGTCCTACACCTACGCCACGCCCTCAACAAACAGCACCGCACACATCACCAACTCCACCAGCAagatcatcaccaccaccactccACCATCCACAGACAGAGAAGGAGCAGTCATACTTAATGACTGTCAG gagaAGGCCAGTGCTGGTGTTGAAAGCTTGTCCATGTGGGATGGGCAGAGTGAAAGTGACCTCTCCCCAAACAGAAAGCGGAGGAAGTTGCTGGGCGGCCAATACGCATGTGATCTGTGTGACAAAATCTTTCAGAAGAGCAGCTCGTTGCTCCGACACAAATACGAACACACAG GTAAGCGTCCCCACGAGTGCGGCATCTGTAAGAAGGCATTTAAACACAAGCACCACCTGATCGAGCACACCCGTCTTCACTCCGGTGAGAAGCCCTACCAGTGTGACAAGTGCGGCAAACGCTTCTCGCACTCAGGCTCTTACTCCCAGCACATGAACCATCGCTACTCTTACTGCAAGAAGGAGACTCACAACCAGCCGGAGCCGGCCAGCACCTCCTCACAGCTCGACTCGGACCCGGACCCAGACGAACGAGAGAGcgaggcggaggaggaggaggaggaggatgacgaagagcaagagggagagagagatgcaaACGAAGACATGGAATTTGCTGGCTTTGACATGAGTGAAATTCGAGTGGTCAGAGTTGGGGAGGAatatgatgaggatgatgaagaggACGAGGAAGAGGAGGGTGGAGGAGGTGAAGATGAAGAAGACCTGATGGAGGAAGAGGAGGCGATGGAGAGGCAACCTGAGGGAATGAATGGtctggaggaggaagaggtgTACGAGTTGGACCTGGGGGACTGCACGGACgaggagcagcaggagctggagccCCCGGAGGACAGTGAGGTAACTGACTGTGTGGAAAGCAGGAGCGTGGCTACAGCAGAGGGATAA